A single region of the Pontibacter kalidii genome encodes:
- a CDS encoding phosphoenolpyruvate carboxylase, whose product MTPSETKRINTASEVFSNLVGTRYEMYNSLFSSLPFHRVEKTGVLLSLLVLHCEEGYQRQLSPQQIIHSFFEQYTHYRTEQEQNDLLFRFVQYAERQVVLFDALEEAAFRDTHDMHGMGTLKQLSAAVLHQKAQEQLTQKLQDFAVRTVLTAHPTQFYPSNVLGIINDLSQALATDNTSLAHSYLRQLGKTPFFKKEKPTPYEEAISLIWFLENVFYRAAGNIISYLSSQFPDAVRAGSKMLRMGFWPGGDRDGNPFVKADTTLQVADALRGAIIRAYYADVRQLRRRLTFRGVEDLVKDLEARLYNNLFVPDYKLDIKQEDILSSLQEIRRLLLEEHNSLFLSLVEELITKVELFGLFFASLDIRQDSSVHAALYEELSVRTTLLPKDYAQLPEEEKLAALQGIGGSMISPDLLEDDELLQDTLRTVSAIQTIQERNGEEGCHRYIISHCTSALNVVEVYTLFGLGGCQPEEISVDIVPLFETITDLRQAAGVMRQLYEDEVYRSHLARRGDTQTIMLGFSDGTKDGGYLMANWSIYKAKEALTQVSRQYGVEVIFFDGRGGPPARGGGKTQQFYASMGNNIANKEIQLTIQGQTVSSNFGSVDAAQFNLEQLLYAGISNTLFSRSGSDLTQEDDQLLQELAEVSYGAYSELKNHPEFLEYLNFVSPLRYYGEANIGSRPSKRKAGKLNLDDLRAVPYVGAWSQLKQNLPGYYGVGKALEALHRKGDWERLQRLYKSSLYFKTLLDNCEMAMKKCFFPVTAYLADHTKYGPLWRQIYEEFERTKKYVLLLAGAETLMADKPLDELSIHLRQRIELPLITIQQYGLARIRSLEEQDPQHQGKKVYEKLVVRCSFGIINAERNSA is encoded by the coding sequence ATGACACCCTCTGAAACCAAGCGAATAAATACTGCCTCCGAGGTTTTTAGCAACCTGGTTGGCACACGCTATGAAATGTATAACAGCCTGTTCTCGTCCCTGCCTTTCCACCGGGTCGAGAAAACAGGCGTGCTGCTCTCGTTGCTGGTGCTGCATTGCGAAGAAGGCTACCAGCGCCAGCTCAGCCCGCAGCAGATCATCCACAGCTTCTTTGAGCAGTATACCCATTACCGCACCGAGCAGGAGCAGAACGACCTCTTGTTCCGCTTTGTGCAGTACGCGGAGCGCCAGGTAGTGTTGTTTGATGCCCTGGAGGAAGCCGCTTTCCGCGATACCCACGACATGCACGGCATGGGCACCCTAAAGCAGCTCAGTGCAGCGGTGCTGCACCAGAAGGCGCAGGAGCAGCTTACCCAAAAACTGCAGGACTTTGCCGTGCGGACGGTGCTGACCGCGCACCCCACGCAGTTCTACCCGAGCAATGTGCTGGGTATCATCAACGACCTCTCGCAGGCGCTGGCAACAGACAATACTTCCCTGGCGCACTCTTACCTGCGGCAACTGGGCAAAACACCCTTCTTCAAAAAAGAGAAGCCCACTCCCTACGAGGAGGCCATTAGCCTGATCTGGTTTCTGGAAAACGTCTTTTACCGTGCTGCCGGTAACATCATCTCCTACCTAAGCTCCCAGTTTCCGGATGCGGTCCGCGCAGGCTCTAAAATGCTGCGGATGGGTTTCTGGCCGGGTGGAGACCGGGACGGAAACCCCTTTGTGAAGGCCGATACGACGCTGCAGGTAGCCGATGCCCTGCGGGGTGCCATCATCAGGGCATATTACGCAGATGTGCGCCAGCTCCGGCGGCGTTTAACGTTCCGGGGAGTGGAGGATTTGGTAAAAGACCTGGAGGCCAGGCTGTACAATAACCTGTTTGTTCCCGATTACAAGCTGGACATCAAACAGGAGGACATTCTAAGCTCGTTGCAGGAAATCAGGAGGCTGCTGCTGGAGGAGCACAACAGTTTATTTCTGAGTCTGGTGGAGGAGTTGATCACCAAGGTGGAGCTCTTCGGCCTGTTTTTCGCCTCCCTGGACATCCGCCAGGACTCCTCCGTGCACGCCGCCCTTTACGAGGAGTTGTCGGTGCGTACTACTCTCCTGCCGAAGGACTATGCGCAACTGCCGGAGGAGGAGAAGCTGGCCGCGTTGCAAGGTATAGGCGGAAGTATGATTTCCCCTGATCTGCTGGAAGATGATGAACTGCTGCAGGATACGCTGCGTACGGTTTCAGCCATACAGACAATTCAGGAGCGCAACGGCGAGGAGGGATGCCACCGCTACATTATCAGCCACTGCACCAGCGCTCTGAATGTGGTGGAGGTCTATACGTTGTTCGGGCTGGGAGGCTGCCAGCCGGAGGAGATCAGCGTCGACATCGTGCCTCTTTTCGAGACAATAACGGACCTGCGCCAAGCAGCCGGTGTGATGCGGCAGCTCTACGAAGATGAAGTATACAGAAGCCACCTGGCCCGGCGAGGCGATACCCAGACCATTATGCTCGGCTTTTCCGATGGCACGAAAGACGGCGGCTACCTTATGGCCAACTGGAGCATCTATAAAGCGAAGGAGGCCCTCACACAGGTGAGCCGGCAGTATGGCGTGGAGGTGATCTTCTTCGATGGCAGGGGAGGACCGCCAGCGCGCGGGGGAGGCAAAACGCAGCAGTTTTACGCTTCCATGGGCAACAACATTGCCAACAAGGAAATCCAACTCACCATTCAGGGGCAAACGGTAAGCTCTAACTTCGGCTCCGTAGATGCCGCCCAGTTCAACCTGGAGCAGCTTCTGTACGCCGGCATCAGCAACACACTGTTCAGCCGCAGCGGGTCTGACTTAACCCAGGAAGATGATCAGTTGCTGCAGGAGCTCGCCGAGGTGAGTTACGGGGCCTATTCCGAGCTCAAGAACCACCCAGAATTCCTGGAGTACCTGAACTTCGTGAGCCCGTTACGCTATTACGGAGAGGCCAACATCGGCAGCCGTCCCTCCAAGCGCAAGGCCGGAAAGCTGAACCTGGACGACCTGCGTGCCGTGCCCTATGTAGGTGCCTGGAGTCAGCTGAAACAGAACCTGCCGGGGTACTATGGCGTGGGGAAGGCCCTGGAGGCGCTCCACCGGAAAGGGGACTGGGAACGGTTGCAGCGCCTCTACAAGAGCTCGCTATACTTCAAGACCCTGTTGGATAACTGCGAGATGGCGATGAAGAAGTGCTTTTTCCCGGTGACGGCATACCTGGCCGACCATACGAAGTATGGCCCGCTGTGGAGGCAGATCTATGAGGAGTTTGAGCGCACCAAAAAGTATGTGCTCCTGCTGGCCGGCGCCGAGACATTGATGGCAGACAAGCCACTGGATGAGCTTTCCATCCACTTGCGGCAGCGCATAGAGTTGCCCCTGATCACGATTCAGCAGTATGGCTTGGCCAGGATACGGAGTCTGG